The Xiphophorus maculatus strain JP 163 A chromosome 23, X_maculatus-5.0-male, whole genome shotgun sequence genome contains a region encoding:
- the LOC102228859 gene encoding non-histone chromosomal protein HMG-14A-like, giving the protein MPKRKAQGTEGGDKEEPQRRSARLSAKPVPPKPEPKVKKAAKKEKAVNDKKEDKKTKKAKENAEAEANEENHSENGEAKTNEVEAAPEEAKDDAKSE; this is encoded by the exons ATGCCCAAGAGAAAG gcacaggGAACAGAAGGAGGAGACAAGGAGGAG CCCCAGAGGAGATCAGCTCGGTTATCGGCG AAACCAGTTCCTCCCAAGCCGGAGCCAAAGGTGAAGAAGGCGGCAAAG AAAGAAAAGGCGGTGAACGACAAGAAGGAGGACAAGAAGACCAAGAAGGCGAAGGAGAACGCCGAGGCGGAGGCCAACGAGGAGAACCACTCTGAGAACGGAGAGGCCAAGACCAACGAG GTGGAGGCAGCCCCCGAGGAGGCCAAGGACGACGCCAAGTCCGAGTAG
- the LOC102230425 gene encoding proteoglycan 4-like has translation MSEKKPSQRFHSLNSEQVEVLHQVLSEVVPIHGRGNFPTLELRPRDIIIAVRARLQKQGITVRDVRLNGSTASHVLVRDNGTSYKDLDIIFGVELPSQEEFQVIKESVLGCLLDCLPVGVNRERISSATMKEAYVQKMVKVFNEHDRWSLISLSNNSGKNLELKFVSALRRQFEFSVDSFQIILDRLLESYMQQDVMHKLNAVKLKDQSAESESNSFSPEPNQSPEQRNPVGFSAPDAEKPTVHLSDERGGKLSGTELREEVHEVHESQTEFSQQDGHSEETKSSKEDKVKANAEMDLSEHKGNLNDEEKTPLNAGLEKKQASEESEPPAQTEAKCNAELVDQSQPSTTVDKLEEIKSCDGHQPTGSNLKEASVQKELADYTKPPDKKREITGQMVCSDTPNASKITPAECLNLAEEPDSTEQSDKTDLSEHFIADQRSNEADNTQHVSALDTCTSSCAKIEARLEDESKVETENREQIEAERESDRKTCEITQEFSASEEKHLEDTQSIDCSCSTSSTLPLSSTRPTDTDDTLEIHSAQSTGNSEKTASPSDPISPSDTQDNLPTPPGLVSDKKTSSSPSSKVSDRLSHMVVLKHSSPKPPRRMCRKVTPSAHSSRVSESELVVAAYTDLNPCPAGESNKEFDVKPVIPTSDPSTISTSISLKPNSGPELELSSYSSSDPDLTSAPDPDPETLFPSPPDPTSPLPQEVSSSKMDTTDLSESSLKETLHTPTAMDELNQSCIKERVFEPKESEPLDSVDTPSTNTHNPEKTAEESPAGTGEQSRDISLNQPNVTSQETTLSLPSSHAIIPPVLSLSPPHYTPSPPCPSPPPCLTPPSPMLSTMSPTSFSSPPQSFSPTSSCLSSPPYLTPPMLSLSPPPLCASPPSPCLSPPLLCFTPPEESGELLPQGSSDTESLIINADENEHGDLSSPQSGVLPLELEETKENSYISSLPQVVEPVSFPITIPSSTSPVLPHPQPGDLAVPTPPKATKASITVTDDKDVPKAAPEITDLCSPSQASDSVPAVEVLAESMYGDFEAAMDHLRYRLIATRNPEEIRGGGLLKYSNLLVRDYRPASETQIKTLERYMCSRFFIDFPDVQEQQRKILSYLKNHFIGEERSKYQYLMTLRRVIDDSTVCLMGHERRQTLNMITVLALKVLGEQNIIPNTDHVTCFYQPAPYLAEHTAPYLAEPSYCSYYIPQGGSTLLYQPYPLHLHPQTGLV, from the exons ATGTCTGAGAAGAAACCCAGCCAGCGGTTTCACAGCCTGAACTCAGAGCAGGTGGAGGTGCTGCATCAGGTGCTTTCAGAAGTGGTGCCCATTCACGGCCGCGGGAACTTCCCCACGCTGGAGCTGCGACCCCGTGATATCATCATAGCGGTGCGGGCCAGGCTGCAGAAGCAGGGAATCACGGTCAGAGATGTCCGACTGAACGGCTCCACGGCCAGCCATGTCCTGGTTCGGGACAACGGGACGAGCTACAAAGATCTGGACATCATCTTCGGAGTGGAACTGCCGAGCCAAGAGGAGTTCCAG GTCATCAAAGAGTCAGTGCTGGGCTGCTTGCTGGACTGCCTGCCCGTCGGGGTCAACAGGGAGCGGATCAGCAGCGCCACAATGAAGGAGGCCTATGTTCAGAAAATGGTCAAAGTTTTCAACGAACACGACCGCTGGAGTCTTATCTCACTGTCGAACAACAGTGGCAAAAACCTAGAGCTCAAATTCGTGAGTGCCCTTCGGCGGCAGTTTGAGTTCAGCGTTGACTCCTTCCAGATCATTCTGGACCGACTCCTAGAGTCCTACATGCAGCAGGACGTCATGCACAAGTTAAATGCTGTTAAGCTGAAGGACCAGTCAGCAGAAAGTGAGAGTAACTCCTTTTCACCTGAGCCCAATCAATCACCTGAGCAGAGAAACCCAGTAGGTTTCTCTGCTCCAGATGCAGAGAAACCCACTGTCCACTTATCCGATGAACGAGGGGGAAAGCTAAGTGGGACAGAGCTGAGGGAGGAAGTGCATGAAGTGCACGAGTCTCAGACCGAATTCTCTCAACAAGATGGGCATTCAGAAGAAACGAAAAGCTCCAAAGAAGACAAAGTGAAAGCAAATGCAGAGATGGACTTGTCTGAGCACAAAGGCAACCTGAATGATGAAGAAAAGACACCTCTGAATGCCGgattagaaaagaaacaagctTCTGAAGAATCCGAGCCACCGGCTCAAACAGAAGCTAAATGCAACGCTGAGCTTGTAGATCAGTCTCAGCCATCAACGACAGTAGACAAGCTAGAGGAAATTAAGTCCTGTGATGGCCATCAACCAACAGGTTCAAATCTCAAGGAAGCCAGTGTCCAAAAAGAACTGGCTGACTATACAAAACCGCctgacaaaaagagagaaatcacAGGGCAGATGGTATGTTCTGATACGCCTAATGCTTCTAAAATAACTCCGGCAGAGTGTCTAAACCTTGCAGAGGAGCCCGACAGCACCGAGCAATCTGATAAAACAGACTTATCTGAGCATTTCATAGCGGATCAGAGAAGCAATGAGGCAGATAACACTCAGCACGTGTCTGCCTTGGACACATGCACATCTTCATGTGCAAAGATAGAGGCGCGGTTAGAAGATGAAAGCAAAGTGGAAACAGAGAACAGGGAGCAGATTGAAGCAGAAAGGGAAAGTGATAGGAAAACGTGTGAAATCACACAGGAGTTTTCAGCATCAGAGGAGAAACATTTAGAAGACACACAGAGTATTGATTGTTCCTGCTCCACCTCTTCCACTCTTCCACTCAGCAGCACACGGCCCACTGACACGGACGATACACTAGAGATTCATAGCGCACAATCCACAGGTAACTCAGAGAAAACAGCCAGCCCTTCTGATCCCATCAGCCCCTCAGATACTCAGGATAATTTACCCACACCACCTGGCCTTGTTTCTGACAAAAAgacctcctcctctccttcttcTAAGGTCTCTGACAGACTGTCTCACATGGTGGTGCTTAAACATTCATCCCCGAAACCCCCGAGGCGGATGTGCAGAAAGGTCACGCCTAGTGCTCACTCCAGCCGAGTGTCTGAAAGTGAGCTTGTTGTTGCAGCCTATACAGATTTAAACCCTTGCCCTGCAGGTGAATCCAACAAAGAGTTTGATGTGAAGCCAGTGATTCCCACTTCAGACCCTTCAACTATCTCAACAAGTATCTCTCTCAAACCAAACTCTGGACCTGAACTTGAGCTTTCAAGTTACTCATCTTCAGACCCTGATCTTACCTCAGCTCCTGATCCAGACCCTGAGACACTTTTCCCATCACCTCCAGACCCCACATCTCCGTTACCTCAAGAAGTATCTTCCTCTAAGATGGACACGACTGATTTGTCTGAATCGAGTCTCAAAGAGACGTTACACACACCCACAGCGATGGATGAGCTAAATCAGTCCTGCATCAAAGAAAGGGTCTTTGAACCCAAAGAATCAGAGCCTCTTGACTCAGTGGACACACCCAGCACCAACACCCATAACCCTGAGAAAACAGCTGAAGAATCTCCAGCTGGGACAGGGGAACAGTCCAGAGACATAAGCTTGAATCAGCCAAATGTCACTTCACAAGAAACTACTCTAAGTTTACCGTCTTCCCATGCCATCATCCCCCCAGTACTCAGCCTGTCCCCTCCTCACTATACACCCTCACCCCCTTGTCCCAGTCCTCCCCCATGTTTGACTCCTCCATCTCCAATGTTAAGCACTATGAGCCCGACGAGCTTTAGCTCTCCACCCCAAAGTTTCAGTCCAACCTCTTCTTGCCTCAGCTCACCTCCTTACCTCACTCCTCCGATGCTCAGCCTTAGCCCTCCCCCACTCTGCGCATCGCCGCCGTCGCCCTGCCTCAGCCCTCCCCTCCTCTGCTTCACCCCGCCGGAGGAGTCTGGTGAACTTTTACCTCAGGGATCTTCGGATACAGAGTCTTTGATAATAAATGCAGATGAGAATGAGCATGGCGACCTGTCCTCTCCTCAGTCAGGAGTTTTGCCCTTAGAGTTGGAGGAGACAAAGGAAAATAGTTACATCTCCTCTTTGCCTCAGGTTGTCGAGCCTGTCTCTTTTCCAATCACAATTCCAAGTTCCACCTCACCAGTTCTGCCTCACCCTCAGCCTGGGGATTTAGCGGTACCAACCCCTCCAAAAGCCACTAAGGCATCCATCACTGTGACTGACGATAAAGATGTTCCAAAAGCAGCCCCAGAAATAACTGACCTGTGCAGTCCCTCTCAAGCATCGGATTCAGTGCCTGCAGTTGAGGTCTTGGCAGAGAGCATGTATGGGGACTTTGAGGCAGCAATGGACCACCTGCGCTATCGGCTGATTGCAACCAGAAACCCTGAAGAGATCAGAGGTGGCGGTTTGTTGAAATACAGCAACCTGCTGGTCAGAGACTACCGGCCAGCCAGCGAGACTCAGATAAAGACGCTGGAGCGTTACATGTGCTCGCGCTTTTTCATCGACTTCCCCGACgtgcaggagcagcagaggaaaatTCTGTCCTACTTGAAGAACCACTTCATCGGCGAGGAGAGGAGTAAGTACCAGTACCTGATGACCCTCCGCCGGGTCATAGACGACAGCACGGTGTGCCTGATGGGACACGAACGGCGTCAGACTCTGAACATGATCACAGTTCTTGCTCTGAAGGTTCTGGGCGAACAGAACATCATACCCAACACAGACCATGTGACGTGCTTCTACCAGCCAGCCCCATACCTTGCCGAGCACACAGCCCCCTATCTGGCAGAGCCTAGCTACTGCAGCTACTACATACCACAAGGGGGATCGACTCTGCTGTACCAACCTTACCCTTTACACCTCCACCCACAGACTGGACTAGTCTGA